The proteins below come from a single Bryobacter aggregatus MPL3 genomic window:
- a CDS encoding glycoside hydrolase family 88 protein has protein sequence MLRRDFLALFALAKPADRARELAAVYGQQLTEVVYIQSFALLGRLRLGALEQVEAMVQPFLGSSLEKATASHLSGHLLFADLAKRTGKELYRERVQAAAELAQLPLYNEMSDGVFMGCPILSHAGRIDEAVFQFHALKKLCERSDGLWRHSPLCEAAWGRGNAFAVLGLALALEAQPAPSALRPAFTKLCATLVRWQTPHGLWRQVIDHPNAYEEFSATAMIGAAFQKGIANGWLPARGYRRSVEKAWAAISARSNRRGELQGVCESTGKQPTLAAYLNRKAINGIDPRGGAMALYFATEPGTSNGMLRVPSRKP, from the coding sequence ATGCTTCGTCGCGATTTTCTAGCCCTCTTCGCACTGGCGAAGCCCGCAGATCGTGCCCGTGAGTTGGCCGCCGTCTACGGGCAGCAACTCACTGAAGTGGTCTACATCCAGTCCTTTGCACTACTCGGCCGCCTCAGGCTAGGCGCACTGGAGCAGGTCGAAGCCATGGTCCAGCCCTTTCTCGGCTCTAGCCTCGAGAAAGCAACAGCCAGCCACTTGAGCGGTCATCTCCTCTTTGCAGATTTGGCCAAGAGAACGGGCAAAGAGCTCTATCGCGAACGGGTGCAGGCCGCAGCAGAGCTGGCCCAACTGCCGCTCTATAACGAAATGAGTGATGGTGTCTTCATGGGTTGCCCCATCCTGAGCCACGCCGGACGCATTGACGAAGCAGTCTTTCAGTTCCACGCACTCAAGAAGCTCTGCGAGCGAAGCGATGGCCTCTGGCGCCATTCGCCTCTCTGCGAGGCAGCCTGGGGTCGAGGAAACGCCTTTGCAGTCCTTGGACTCGCCCTCGCGCTCGAAGCCCAACCAGCGCCCAGCGCACTTCGCCCTGCCTTCACCAAGCTCTGCGCCACACTCGTCCGTTGGCAAACTCCCCATGGTCTATGGCGTCAAGTAATCGACCACCCCAACGCCTATGAAGAGTTCAGCGCCACGGCCATGATCGGCGCGGCGTTTCAGAAGGGGATTGCGAACGGCTGGCTGCCCGCTCGCGGCTATCGCAGGTCTGTCGAAAAAGCCTGGGCAGCAATCAGCGCCCGCTCCAATCGCCGTGGGGAACTCCAGGGCGTCTGTGAGTCCACCGGCAAGCAGCCGACCCTCGCAGCTTATCTCAATCGCAAAGCGATCAACGGCATCGATCCGCGCGGAGGAGCAATGGCCCTCTATTTCGCGACCGAACCCGGCACATCGAATGGAATGCTCCGCGTGCCTTCCCGCAAGCCGTAG